A genomic window from Gossypium hirsutum isolate 1008001.06 chromosome D12, Gossypium_hirsutum_v2.1, whole genome shotgun sequence includes:
- the LOC121224507 gene encoding uncharacterized protein, which translates to MAATRSNSFPRSSRQHPLATEVNEHLNRLRASKEASTSSSSISHKLNGFQDLYDCVVKFLQLPLSHHALAHECADELLDSSLRLLDLCSTAKDIVLQTKESASELQSALRRRKIGEAEIASEVRKYMSSRKVAKKTIHKALGNLKVIQRKNTVSPSETVSILKKIEAVICSMFEDLLSLISGPKLGSWLSVSKLLHQRRIACEDAGRNVNEFEKVDVALKSFGITKSEIINLEMQNQLKDLELFIQDLEDGLEYLFRCMIKARVSLLNILTL; encoded by the coding sequence atggcagccacTCGATCCAACAGTTTCCCCCGCTCATCTAGACAACACCCACTAGCAACAGAAGTTAATGAGCATTTGAATAGATTGAGGGCTTCTAAAGAGGCATCTACTTCATCATCATCAATAAGCCATAAACTAAATGGCTTTCAAGATTTGTACGACTGTGTTGTTAAGTTTCTTCAGTTGCCTTTGTCCCACCATGCTTTAGCCCATGAATGTGCTGATGAGTTGTTGGATAGTTCACTTAGACTCCTCGACCTTTGCAGCACTGCAAAAGATATTGTGCTGCAAACAAAAGAAAGCGCAAGTGAACTTCAATCGGCTTTGCGTCGAAGGAAAATCGGTGAAGCCGAGATCGCAAGTGAAGTGAGGAAATACATGAGCTCCAGGAAAGTTGCCAAAAAGACTATCCACAAGGCATTGGGAAACTTGAAGGTCATACAAAGGAAAAACACAGTCTCACCTTCAGAAACAGTTAGCATACTGAAGAAGATTGAAGCAGTGATTTGTTCTATGTTTGAGGATTTGTTATCTCTCATCTCTGGACCAAAGCTTGGAAGTTGGTTATCAGTTTCGAAACTATTGCATCAAAGAAGAATAGCGTGTGAAGATGCTGGAAGAAACGTGAATGAATTTGAAAAGGTTGATGTTGCTTTGAAATCTTTCGGAATAACCAAATCTGAGATCATAAATCTTGAGATGCAAAACCAGCTAAAAGACCTGGAGCTGTTTATTCAAGATCTTGAAGATGGACTTGAATACCTCTTCAGGTGTATGATCAAAGCAAGAGTTTCGCTTCTTAACATCCTTACACTGTAA
- the LOC107947409 gene encoding uncharacterized protein, with protein sequence MVRGLQQIAKQSWKHISLLHNKKMAAFYHARSNSLPSRQHPIISQINENLNRLRASQSASTSSLIGHNLSGLQDLHECVDVLLQFPLTQQALAQEKQREMVEELLDGSLMLLDVCTTAKDALLQTKECTQELQSILRRRRVAEGLANEFRKYLTSRKAMKKAICKALKNLKHIQNKLSTPGENGAVISVLRDVEAVTISVLESVLSFISGPEAESKSSRWSLVLKLMHQKKVMCEEEQKANKFLSAEASVRSCIKSENMKHVENVQKELQSSELSIQDLEEGLETLSRHMIKTRVTVLNIISC encoded by the coding sequence ATGGTAAGGGGACTACAGCAAATAGCTAAGCAGAGTTGGAAACACATATCGCTTTTGCATAACAAGAAAATGGCAGCCTTTTACCATGCTCGATCAAACAGCTTGCCCTCAAGGCAACACCCTATCATTTCACAAATCAACGAGAACCTGAACCGATTGAGGGCATCTCAATCAGCCTCTACATCATCATTGATAGGCCACAATCTAAGTGGTCTTCAGGATTTGCATGAATGTGTTGATGTATTGCTTCAATTTCCCCTCACCCAACAAGCTCTCGCCCAAGAGAAGCAAAGGGAAATGGTTGAAGAGCTTTTGGATGGATCTCTCATGCTCTTGGATGTATGTACCACTGCTAAGGATGCCTTGTTGCAGACAAAGGAATGCACACAAGAGCTTCAGTCAATTTTACGCAGAAGACGTGTAGCCGAAGGGCTTGCTAATGAGTTTAGGAAATACTTGACATCTAGGAAAGCCATGAAAAAGGCAATCTGCAAGGCCTTAAAGAACTTGAAGCATATACAGAATAAACTCAGTACTCCTGGCGAGAATGGAGCTGTGATTAGCGTCTTAAGAGATGTAGAAGCAGTTACCATCAGCGTGCTAGAATCAGTATTGTCCTTTATTTCAGGGCCAGAGGCAGAATCAAAATCGAGCCGTTGGTCGCTGGTTTTGAAGCTAATGCACCAGAAGAAAGTAATGTGCGAGGAAGAACAGAAAGCAAATAAATTTTTGAGTGCTGAAGCTTCAGTGCGTTCCTGCATCAAATCTGAAAACATGAAGCATGTCGAGAACGTGCAAAAGGAGCTTCAAAGCTCAGAGTTGAGCATCCAAGATCTTGAAGAAGGCCTTGAAACCCTCTCCAGGCATATGATAAAAACTAGAGTTACTGTTCTTAATATCATCAGCTGTTAA